The Streptomyces sp. A2-16 sequence GTCCGGCGGTCTGAACGAGGCGACCTCCGACATCTTCGCCGCCGCCGTCGAGTTCCACGAGAACCTCGCCGCCGACCCCGGCGACTACCTGGTCGGCGAGAAGATCGACATCAACGGCGACGGCACTCCGCTGCGTTACATGGACAAGCCCTCCAAGGACGGTGACTCCAGGGACAGTTGGAGCTCCACCCTGGGCAGCATCGACGTCCACTACTCGTCCGGCCCCGCGAACCACTTCTTCTACCTGCTCTCCGAGGGCAGCGGCGCCAAGACCGTCAACGGGGTCTCCTACGACAGCCCGACCTCCGACGGCCGGCCCGTCACCGGCATCGGCATCGAGAACGCCGCCGCCATCTGGTACCGCGCCCTGACGACGTACATGACCTCGACGACCGACTACGCCGGCGCCCGCACCGCCACCCTGTCGGCCGCCGCCGACCTCTTCGGCGCCTACAGCCCGACCTACCTCGCCGTCGCCGACGCGTGGGCCGGGATCAATGTCGGCAACCGCATCGCCCTCGGCGTCAACCTCGCCCCGGTCGCCGACCAGATCAGCGGCGTCAACCAGGTCGTGAGCCTCCAGCTGGACGCCTACACCACCAACACGGGTTCACCGCTGACCTACGAGGTCACCGGCCTGCCCGAGGGACTCACCGTCAGCCCGAGCGGGCTGATCAGCGGTACCCCGACCACCCTCGGCACCAGCGACGTCACCGTGACCGTGACCGACAGCACCGGCGCGAGCGCCTCGGACACCTTCACCTGGCAGATCGCCTACGTCTACGCCAACACCACCCGCGTGGACATCCCCGACAACGGGGCCGCCGTGGAGTCCCCGGTGACCATCACCGGCCGCGACGGCAACGCCTCCGCGACCACCACGGTCTACGTCAACATCGTCCACACTTACCGCGGTGACCTCACCGTCGACCTCGTCGGGCCCAACGGCACCGTGTACTCCCTGCTCAACCGCAGCGGCGGCTCCGCCGACAACGTCGACCAGACCTTCACGGTCAACGCCTCCGCCCAACCGGTCAACGGCACCTGGAAGTTGCGGGTCCAGGACCGGGCGTCCATCGACGTCGGATACATCGCCCGCTGGCAGCTGACTCCCTGACACACCGGCAGCGGCACCGCGCCGCCCGGACCCCTCGGGGGCCGGGCGGCGCGGTCCGTGATGGCGAGCTCGTCGGGGTCCGGGCGGAGCGGTCCGCCGTCGCAATCCCGTCGGCGACGAGCCGCGTGGACCTCGTCCCTCGCTCCACCTGTCACTGCGTGGGCCCGTGGCCCCCGCGCGTCAGGCCAGTCCGAACCGCTCGGCGTGCACCTGCCCTCGGGGCACCCCCAGGGCCCGCAGGGAGCCGAGGACGGTCGAGGTCATCGCGGGCGGGCCGCACACGTACACATCGCGTTCGGCTATGTCCGGAACCAGGGCGCGGAGCCTGTCCGGTTCGAACACCGGAGGTCCCTCGTTCCGGTGGCCGGTGAGCAGGTGGAGTCGCCCGTCCCGGCCGGCGACCAGGTCGCGCACCTCGTCGAGCAGCACGGCGTCGCTCTCGGTGCGCACCCGGTAGAGCACGATGACGTCTCCGGCCGATTCCTCCTCCAGCATGGCTCGGATCGGCGTGATGCCGACTCCTCCGGCGATCAGCAGGGCGCCGGGCCGCGTTCGGTGCAGCGAGGTGAAGGCGCCGTACGGGCCCTCGATGAACGCGCGGCCGCCGATCGGCAGGTGCCGCAGGCCCGCGCTGGTGCTGCCGACCGCCTTGGCGGTCAGGCGCAGTGTCCGGCCGTCCGGGGCCGCCGACAGCGAGAACGGATTGGCCAGCCACCAGTTGTTGTGGCCGGGGAAGCGCCAGATGAAGAACTGACCGGCCCGGGCGGGCAGCTTGTCGAGCCTGCGGCCGGTGACGTGCACCGACACCACGTTCCCGGACTCCGGGACCACCGCCGACACCTCGAAGCGGTGGTAGACGTTGCGCCACACGGGCATGACGAACCGCCCCGTGACCAGCGCACCGAACGCGAACAGCCACAGGGCCCACCAGTACAGCTCCGCAAACGCGGAGGAAGTGAAGGTCGTGGTCTCCTGCAGCTGGTGCACGAACGCCAGCCCCAACGCCACGTACAGCAGCAGGTGCAGGCCGTGCCAGACCTCGTAGGGCAGCCGCCGTCGCACGAACCGGGCGGAGACCGCGGCGACCACGACCACGATCGCCGCGGCGCACATGCCGAGCAGGGAGGCCGGCACCCCGGCCAGCGAGGAGAACGTCTTCGTCATCGACGCGTCGTCCAGCTTCGCGTAGCCCAGCACCACCAGCAGGGCGTGGGTGAGGATGGTCCACAGCAGAGTGAAGCCGACCCATCGGTGCCACACCGTCAACCGGTCCATGCCGATACGGCGGTCGAGCCACGGCAGCCGTGCCACCAGCAGCAGCTGGAACAGCATCAGCACGGCGGCGTGCAGGCCGAAGAACTTGGCGACGGTGAGCACGCCGTTCTTGCCGGACCCGGCGGTGACGAACAGGACCTCGACGATCACCAGGTTGATGGCGACGAACGTCCACAGCGCCCAGCGCGCCGCCATGACCGGAGATGTGGTGCCTTGCCGCACCTGTGTTTGTGTCGCTTCCACCGCTTCCTCTTCTTGTCCGAGTGACGCATGAGGGCCCGACCCGGCGAGCCGGCAGGAACAGAGTGTCTTGCTCAGGTCACGAGATGCCTACAGCGACGCCACTACATCGATCCGGTTTCGCGACGGCGACGACGACGGCGCCGCTCGGCGCCACGGTGACTGCCCGTCGAAGAGCTCTGCCATCTGGTTAACTCCTCACCCAGCGGGCCGCACCGCGCCGCCATCGCCGGTCACGCTGGCTGATTAAGGCCTTAACCGCAAGCCGTCACAGCGCAGTTGGGGAACGTGGGGTACGCATGACGAGTTCGCGTGTGTGGCGGCGTCCCACCCTGGATGCCGTCGCCGCACGTGCCGGCGTGTCCACGGCCACGGTGTCGAACGCGCTCAACGGCACCGGACGGCTTTCCGAGGCCACCAGACAGCGGGTGCTGGCCGCGGCGGGCGAACTCGGTTACGCCCCCTCCAGCACGGCCCGGGCCGTGGCCCGCGGCGGCACCGGAGTGCTCGGCCTGACCATGACGACGTACGGCGACCTGCCCGTTCCGTACACCGAGATCCCGTACTACGCCCAACTGACGCTGGGAGCCATGGCGGAGGCGCACCGGCGTGGCTATCTGCTCCAGGTGATGCCGAGCTCGATGTCACCGTGGATGTGGCTGAACACCCCGATGGACGGTGTCGTCCACGTCGGCCCGCGCGCGGACGACCCGGTGCGTTCCCTCCTGCGCGAGCGCGGTCTCCCGATGGTCTGCGAAGGGCGGCCGCCCCAACCGCACTGGTGCGACGCCTGGGTGGACACGGACCACGAGACGGGCCTGGCCCTTCTGCTCGACCATCTCACGGAGTCCGGTGCCCGGCGGATCGCGCTCTCCCTGCCCCAGCACGACGACGCCTACCCGCTGCTGATGTCCCACGCCTACCGGTCCTGGTGCGAGGCCCACCGCACACCCGTGCTCGTGGAGGAGTACGCCTCGATGCCGGACTACTTCACGACCGAACAGGACGCGGTCCGACGGCTCCTCGACCGCGAGCCGAGTCCCGACGCCGTGATCGGCGTCTACTCCGACTCCGGCCACAACATCCTCGCCGCCGCCCGGCGCCACGGTCTTCGGGTGCCGCGCGACCTGCTGGTGGCGTGCGTCAGTGAGGACCCGGACTACGCGACCACGACCCCGCCCGTCACCACGCTCAGCCTCCGCCCGGACCGGAGGGGGGAGGAGGCCATCGACCTGCTGATCGCCGTCCTCAACGCCCGCACCGACACGGACCGCCGCCGCCTCGTGCAACCGCTCCTGACCCCCCGCCGCTCCACCCGCCGCCCGGCGACAGACCCCCGACGACGGGCCCGGGCGCGGTGACCGGGATCGGTGACCGGGGTCGGACATGCGGTTCGGGCCCATGGGTGAGCTCCTGACTCCGGCCGTCCGGTGCACCCGGCGAGACTTGCCTCCGTCCCGAAGGCGGCCCATGGGGAGCGCATGGCCGGTTCGAACACGGTACGGCTCCACCGCCGGGGCAGCCCCCGACCCGTGGGCGGGAGCGTCCCGCGGGCCGGGCCCTGCCCGGGCATCGGCAAGTCCGCGGTGCTGCGCCGTTCAGCGTGCCTTCGACCACTTCACAGCTGGTACGGGTTGGTGAGGCCGGTCACCGGGACACCCGCACGCCGGGAGATCAGTTTGGCGAGCCCCATCACGTCGCTGTAGGTGGTGTTGAGCCTCCACACGACTTCGTGGTCGCCCACCCGCGACGTGAACGCCACCTCGTAGGCGAAGGCACTGCCCGCTGGAAGCGAGCCAATGGCGAACTGCGTCTTCTGGCCCTCGATCGACCGGATTTGCGACCACGCCACGCTGACCACACGCCTGCCGGCGGCGTCGACGAAACCCTCCGAGAACAGGTAGAGCCCACCACGCACGCGCCGAAACCAGACATAACCCCATGTGATGACGATCAGGAGGCCGACCACCACAACGCTGCGGCTCCAGACGCTGTCCAGCCCGTTGGCCAGGAAGTTCATGACTACGACGAGGATCACCAGACACGCCGCCGCCCCGCCGAGGCCGGGGCGGCGGCGCACCCGCTGCTCGAACTCACCGAAGTTCTCGTCGGCGGCACGGGCCAGCACGCGGGGCGCCGGCGCGTCGGTCGTCTCGTTCGTCCCGGCCATCAGGCCATGCTAACGAGCCAGTGCCCCGGCTTCGAACGAGTTGATCGGCCCACCCGACCTCGAGTTGGGTGCCCACCGCGGGTTCAACCACCCGCGATCGTAATCGGGTCGCCGCCGTTCCGGGCTTGCTGCTACATAGGTGCGATGGCACGCGGCGACTCCGGTGGGTTTCAGGCAGGGCAGTCGGGACTCGTCGTGAGGGTCCCCGAGGCAGAACCTGCTGTTCGAGCGTGGCGTGAGCGGCTGGATCCCTCAGCTCGTGCGGGTGTTCCGGCCCATGTCACCGTCCTCTTCCCGTTCCTCGAGGAGAGCCGCATCGACAATGCTGCCCTCGCCGCCATCGGAGAAGTGATCGGGCGTCACCGTCCCTTCGAGGCCCGGTTCGAGCACTGCGGGCGGTTCCCGGGGATCTTGTATCTCGTCCCAGAACCAGACCTCCCGTTCCGCCGGCTCACCGAGGCAGTCTCGGACCGGTGGCCGGAGAACCCACCGTTCGGCGGGCAGTTCGACGAGGTCGTCCCGCATCTGACCATCGCTCAGGGGCAGGAGGATGCCGTGCTGGATGAGGTCGAGGCCGACCTTCGCGGCCGGCTTCCCGTCACTGCCCGCGTGTCGTCGGTCGATCTCATGGTGCACGACGGAGCAAGGTGGCATCAGCGGGCCTCGTTCGCGCTCCGGTGAGCCCTCCGGCTGTCATCGGTCGGTCGTCGCCCGGCTGGGCCCTGGGGTGTGCGAGGCGGGGGAGTGCTGCCGGTCTCGATGATGGTGGCGGCCACGTTCCCGGGCCGGGGTGGGGAGACTGATCGACGCCGTCAAGAACCGCACGTAGCAGGAGCGAGTCGCCGCGACGAGGGGACTTGTCACTGCGGGCCAGGAAACTTGCTGGCCGGCATCCGATCCGTGGTGGATGCTGCACGCGTGATCGAGCGAGAGACCGCGGTTCGTATCGTCGAGGAAGAGCTGGACCGAGAGAACCAGAGGTGGGCGGCGCTTGGCGTGGACCCGGTGCGCACAACGGTGCTGCATGTCGCGGAGCACGAGCTGGTCTGGAAGGTCTACTGGCAGTCCGAGGAGTACGCGCGTACCCGAGACCCCGCAACCATGCTGATCGGTCACGGCCCCTATCTGGTCGACCGCTTCGACGGAGGGCTGCATCGGATTGGAGCGCTCTCCGAGATACAGGGAGCTTGGGAGACCGACTACCGAGTTCGCATCCGCGGGCTGGCAGTCCGCACCCCTGTGGACGATCTGCACGATGAGGTTCGCGAAGCTGCCTCAGCACGCGGACGTATGCAAGCGGCACGCACCCTGCGCCGGAGACTGCCGACGCTGACGCCATCACAGGCCCTTGAGTACGTGAGTGCCTTGCTGCACGCCGATGCCCCGACTCACCTAGTGGCTGTCGCCGTTGAACAACTCATCGAGCCCATGAACCCAGTGCTCGCCGTACACACCATTCGTCAGGGAAGGTGCAGCTAGGAGCTGACTCACCAGCACTTGAGCCGGCCAGTTGCGTACTCGGTTCCGTTGGTCCCCCCCCCGTGATGCTGTACGACCCCAGTCGACCGTGCTCGCACGAGCCGGTGCCGGTGGCCGTGATGCGCGGGTACGGACGGAGTGACGTTCCGGGCCGCCGGTTCACGGTGTGCCCGGCACCAGTCCGACGCGGTAGGCGAGGACGACCGCCTGGACCCGGTCGCGCAGGTCGAGCTTGGCCAGGATCCGGGAGACGTAGGTCTTGACCGTCTCGGAGGTGATGTACAGCCGCGCCGCAATCTCCGCGTTCGACAGCCCCTCGGCCATCTGCCGCAGCACCTCCAGTTCGCGGGGCGTCAGCGCGCGTACGACGTCCTCTCTGGCCGGCCGGGAGGACTCGGCCGGGCGCAGGTGCTCGGCGTAGTGGCCGATGAGGTGGCGGGTGACGGCGGGCGCCAGCAGGGCCTCGCCCCGGGCGACGGTCCGGATGCCGTTGACCAGCTCCGCGGGTGGCGCGTCCTTGAGGAGGAAGCCGCTGGCTCCGGCGCGCAGTGCGTCGTAGACATGGGCGTCGACGTTGAAGGTGGTGACGACCAGTACCTTCGGCGGTTCCCCGGCGCCGGGGCCGGCCAGTTGCCGGGTCGCCTGGATGCCGTCGAGCAGGGGCATCCGAATGTCCATCACCACCACGTCGGGGTGCAGCCGCCGTGCGGACTCCACCGCCGCGTGCCCGTTCGCAGCCTCACCGACGACCTCCATGTCGTCCTGAGCCGAGAAGATGGTGACGTAGCCGGTTCGCACCAATTCCTGGTCGTCGCAGACGAGTACACGGATCGGTGGGGGCACATCGCTCACGGGGTTCGCTCCGGTCACTCTCGAACGGGCTCGGGCTCGGACGGAATGGTGGCACGGATCTCGAACCCGCCCTCCGGCCGGGGGCCGGCCTCCAGTTCACCATCGAGCATCCGGACCCGGGCGCGCAGCCCTGCCAGCCCCCGTCCGCCCTCGGGGCCCGGTTCGCGGGTGGCCGGTACGGCCGCCGGTGAGCTG is a genomic window containing:
- a CDS encoding ferredoxin reductase family protein — protein: MAARWALWTFVAINLVIVEVLFVTAGSGKNGVLTVAKFFGLHAAVLMLFQLLLVARLPWLDRRIGMDRLTVWHRWVGFTLLWTILTHALLVVLGYAKLDDASMTKTFSSLAGVPASLLGMCAAAIVVVVAAVSARFVRRRLPYEVWHGLHLLLYVALGLAFVHQLQETTTFTSSAFAELYWWALWLFAFGALVTGRFVMPVWRNVYHRFEVSAVVPESGNVVSVHVTGRRLDKLPARAGQFFIWRFPGHNNWWLANPFSLSAAPDGRTLRLTAKAVGSTSAGLRHLPIGGRAFIEGPYGAFTSLHRTRPGALLIAGGVGITPIRAMLEEESAGDVIVLYRVRTESDAVLLDEVRDLVAGRDGRLHLLTGHRNEGPPVFEPDRLRALVPDIAERDVYVCGPPAMTSTVLGSLRALGVPRGQVHAERFGLA
- a CDS encoding LacI family DNA-binding transcriptional regulator encodes the protein MTSSRVWRRPTLDAVAARAGVSTATVSNALNGTGRLSEATRQRVLAAAGELGYAPSSTARAVARGGTGVLGLTMTTYGDLPVPYTEIPYYAQLTLGAMAEAHRRGYLLQVMPSSMSPWMWLNTPMDGVVHVGPRADDPVRSLLRERGLPMVCEGRPPQPHWCDAWVDTDHETGLALLLDHLTESGARRIALSLPQHDDAYPLLMSHAYRSWCEAHRTPVLVEEYASMPDYFTTEQDAVRRLLDREPSPDAVIGVYSDSGHNILAAARRHGLRVPRDLLVACVSEDPDYATTTPPVTTLSLRPDRRGEEAIDLLIAVLNARTDTDRRRLVQPLLTPRRSTRRPATDPRRRARAR
- a CDS encoding DUF6585 family protein, with the protein product MAGTNETTDAPAPRVLARAADENFGEFEQRVRRRPGLGGAAACLVILVVVMNFLANGLDSVWSRSVVVVGLLIVITWGYVWFRRVRGGLYLFSEGFVDAAGRRVVSVAWSQIRSIEGQKTQFAIGSLPAGSAFAYEVAFTSRVGDHEVVWRLNTTYSDVMGLAKLISRRAGVPVTGLTNPYQL
- a CDS encoding 2'-5' RNA ligase family protein — protein: MARGDSGGFQAGQSGLVVRVPEAEPAVRAWRERLDPSARAGVPAHVTVLFPFLEESRIDNAALAAIGEVIGRHRPFEARFEHCGRFPGILYLVPEPDLPFRRLTEAVSDRWPENPPFGGQFDEVVPHLTIAQGQEDAVLDEVEADLRGRLPVTARVSSVDLMVHDGARWHQRASFALR
- a CDS encoding YrhB domain-containing protein, which codes for MIERETAVRIVEEELDRENQRWAALGVDPVRTTVLHVAEHELVWKVYWQSEEYARTRDPATMLIGHGPYLVDRFDGGLHRIGALSEIQGAWETDYRVRIRGLAVRTPVDDLHDEVREAASARGRMQAARTLRRRLPTLTPSQALEYVSALLHADAPTHLVAVAVEQLIEPMNPVLAVHTIRQGRCS
- a CDS encoding response regulator transcription factor, which translates into the protein MPPPIRVLVCDDQELVRTGYVTIFSAQDDMEVVGEAANGHAAVESARRLHPDVVVMDIRMPLLDGIQATRQLAGPGAGEPPKVLVVTTFNVDAHVYDALRAGASGFLLKDAPPAELVNGIRTVARGEALLAPAVTRHLIGHYAEHLRPAESSRPAREDVVRALTPRELEVLRQMAEGLSNAEIAARLYITSETVKTYVSRILAKLDLRDRVQAVVLAYRVGLVPGTP